In Mytilus edulis chromosome 3, xbMytEdul2.2, whole genome shotgun sequence, the genomic window atattttttttttattcgtaaaTACTTGTAAGATTAGGGATGAATCTTACGGTCAACAGGAACCACACGATTTTATCTACAAAGTTGAACTAATTACGTTTctatttgggtttttttaaatctatattctAAGGAGACCTAAAGCGTTGAAAATTCAGCGTAAATTCTGAAATTCTTTAATCGGGAAAAGCTTAATATGTATGATTCGTATATAATAGTTTGCAGCTCTTAGTACTAGTACATATAGTACTCGCAGTGAAGTGGTAATGTTctaaagaaaattttgatttattttctatACCAAGCTATACTTTTTTATGTCATACGTTTTGTCTGCATCAAATCGTCAATTGCACTCGAGTCATAACCGCTGGAAGGCTTAATCgataaaaaaaagatacaacAAATGCAGCGCATTAGAAACCAACAACTCTTTATGAAAAAAGCACACATACACGCTTGTACCATGACATTCAataatagataaaattgagaatggaaatggggaatgtgccaaagagacaacaacccgaccatagaaaaaaaacaacagcagaaggtcaccaacaggtcttcattgtagcgagaaattcccgtacccggaggcgttcttcagctggcccctaaacaaatatatactagttcagtgataatgaacgccatactaatttcaaatTGTACCTGCACTGTTCATCGAATTGTAATTTCATTAATAAAGTTGCAACCTTTTTGCTGGTCGGTGgagaatgaatattttcaactcggtTGCATTGGTCCATTTCATTAATAAACTACAGCCATTTCAGAGTTACATTATACTGGATCAGTTTGGatgatatattttaaaggatGTACAGTATGCATTGTTTCTGTTTGTCCAAAATATATCACTTTTAAGGAttctaaataacttttttttagctttttggAAACTGTGTATTATACAcaccaaaaaatggataaaaaaaatagtaacatTACTCAAGCCTTTAAAaactatatttattatatttataaatgaacaaattaataTAATCTGGTCAATTTAGATCATTTATGATGACACTGTGATATCCTACATATGTTTtcattgacatatttgacctaatGGTCATTTTACACATAGTTTTGGACAATAAAGATATGATCAACAGCCCCACCCATATAAGATATTTTATGCACATTAATATCATTGTAAACTACATCTTcaagcaaaatattttttctggttAAGCTGTTGCGCATATCTAACTTTAAATCACACGATCTTAAAATGGGACTATTTCAGCAGGGTATGCAGATTGTCACTAAACTTCAAGTTTGAAGCTTAGATTTgcatattaaaattacaaatactGATGTTTGACAGACACATATCgtatgaatattcaaatggtatCATTTggaatattcatgatattgtcaGGGACCAAACAAGTGACCTTCTCCTTTTCACTTTTTATTTATGTACTTTGATAAccttattgattgattgattgatagagtTTAAAAGCCTCTGAACACTATTGGCCATTGCGGCAGGcaatggtttttctttttttatgtctgGATGAAGTCATTGTGTCCGTACTGACGGAAACTGACAATCATCGTCAATTAATATTAGAGTCGAAACATATACAGGAGAATGTGACTCTACCTGTATTGTATTTAAGGTTGATGCCTCATTGACATTTGTTTAACAGTTTTTCTTATCTATGTGTAAATATAACATTTGAGTCCATCTCAAATTTACCTGTTCCTCTTCGGGCTTGATTTCAAAATCGTAAAtacaaattggtttttttttatcagctcATACTTATTGTTCATtgatatttgtaaattaaaaagatattttttttcaatagttcCCTCGCACATTTTATGGTTAAAGAACAAAAATGCGAAGAGCAGCAGTTGAGATTTAGCTTGTACTAAGTCATAGAAAAAAACAGATGTTTCCCATTCGTTCTAATTCATGCTTGATACAGTCttacgtttgattttgtcagacGTTATGGACTTTcaagtttttttatttactttggaGGACCATATTTGTTAATTCTTTTTCAGCTAGGTAACTATATCGCTGAGATCAaaggaattttatttatttaattgtaaaaatcGATGTAAATCTGTCATTTACACACGTTCAAACATAAAGTACATATAACATTCAAAATTGTATTCGTATAAACAAAACCGaggtacataaaaaaaatgataatacaaaAACTGTCATGAATTGGAACCAAGCACATTGTCTGTATTTATCTTTATTCTCTTGTTCATTTTAATATCCACCCTGAAAATAGAAAACATTCAAAATGcaagaatatgaaaaaaacattattgCCATTTCACAAATACCTATACATTTATACGGAAGAAGCATAGTATTGCATCTGTTATTGAAAAATAaggttttcaatttcaattagcGAAAACGTTTTTCACCATTTGAGGTATTGCGATTTTTTAATAAGGAACCCGCGCTGCTTATAGTTTTGAGAGTCAGGATTGCATAGATTCATTGGTggaatatataaacaaatgaagTGTAAATGATAGCCGAATCCCTCAGAGATAAACTTTGATTGAGGGGGGAGATGGGAAGAAAGACggtgaatttatttattttatttagttattttaatccttttttttttatcattattggaATTTACAGGATCACATCTTGATAATGTACTATAAGGCTGTAAAAATGAAATGTGTAttggaataaaagaaatattttctttttaagataaaaaattatCCCATTGTGGTTAGAAGTGTCCATTTATGCACAAAGGTATGACATTGCAacattttcaactttaaaaataagCTTATCTTATCTTATGGTTTAATATCAAAGCAACGCAttgtgtagttttttttaaatatttatagacATATGttctatttgtttggctttataaatattttgatatgagcgtcactgatgagtcttatgtagacgaaacgcgcgtctggcgtactaaattataatctggtacctttgataacaaattAAACTATTTCGAAATCATCTGAGTATATTTCTCTATAAAtctaattaatatttaaattcGATACGTTTCATCCACATTTACGTTTTGACTTCTGAGTAAAATTAACTACGAGGCTATTTGTCATAACTCTTGATCACCATAAGTGACATTGCAACAACACTTAATGTGTCAAGATTGAAAAGCTCGAGTGACTAAAAGTTCGCAAGAAATGTTATCGACACTATTGTTGTTAGGCAAGATTAAGTATACCGaatttgatgtgtttcagttCTATGCATGTATCATCCGTCCTTTTTACTTGTAATTTCAATGTAAGTATAAAGAAGCTACACATAAAGATGCTCTAACAAAGACTGCATTATTGTTTCATAAGGAAgcaatttcaacaaaaaatattttattctacataaacttataatagataccaggattaaattttgtaattacgctagacgcgcgtttcgtctacaaaagactcatcagtgacgctcgaatccaaaaaagtttaaaaggccaaataaagtatgaagttgaagatcattgaggaccaaaattccaaaatgttttgccagaaacagctaaggtaatctattcctgaggtagaaaagcctaagtatttcaaaaatacacTTACCTTTCGTTTTTTGTAACTATTTCCGTACGACTTTGGTTTGGCATATCCATAGGTAGGTTTTTTGTTATAAGTTTTTCCGTATGCTTGAGGTTTTGCATATGTTTGTTTAGAATATGTTCTTGGTTGAGCATATACTCTAGCGTAAGTACGTGGTTTTGCATATGGTTTAGGTTGTCCATATGGTTTGGGTTTTCCATAGGGTTTAGGTTGTCCATAGGGTTTAGGTTGTCCATAAGACAGTCCATATGTCATTGGTTTGCCATATGACTTCTTTCCGTACGTTACTACCCCGTATGATTTTTTGGCGTAAGTTGGTTTCCCATATGTTTTTCTTGGCTGAGCGTATGGCTTTGCATAAGTTTTTTGCTTTTGGTAAGATTTAGCATACGTTCGGGGTTTATCATATTTCATTCCATACGGTTTTGGTTTGGCGTAAGGTTTAGCATAGGTTTTTGGTTTTTCATAAGATTTTCCATACGATTTTGGTTTCTCATAAGATTTTccatatgtttttttatcatatgATTTACCATAAGATTTTGTACTTGGTGGATCTTGTGACATTGGAGCATTATCAGCTGGTAGCGGAATTGTATcgattatatcaacaaattgccCATTAGGATCAGGTGATAAAGATCCGCCTAAGGGATCAAGCGCCAAAGGATCTGCTAATGGATCAGGACCGCAATTTGGTCCTGGACAACCTCCTGGAGCTTGACCCTGTCCGGGTAGACTCTGACCTCCCATTGATGGGTCCAGTAAAGGATCTACACAACCTTGTCCTTGGCATCCTGGTTGACCTGGATTTTGACCAGCCGGTGAAGCCTGTCCAAGTGGATCTGCAAAGAGAGGATCGAGCCCATTTGGTTGTTGTTGCCCTCCTCCTTGTCCTAATGCTGCATTTTTATCCATAGGAATGATTAGGTAGGCTTGTTGTTTACCTTGTCCTCCATTTCCAGATAACAATTGAGATATGTCAAAAGGAAGATTTCCGGctccaccaccaccaccaccgccAGCATTTCCACCAGCATTTCCTCCACCATTTCCACCACCATTTCCACCACCATTTCCACCAAATAATTGTTGTATGTCAGCAGGGAGGTGTCCGAACTGAGCAGGATCAAGTCCTCCCATACCTCCTTGGCCACCTGGACCATTCATTAGTTCTGGATATGGTGACATCCCTTGTCCTCCGCCTCCACCTCCTTGGCCGGCTCCTTGATTGCCGCCTTGACCTCCTCCTTGATTGCCACCTTGACCTCCTCCTTGGCCTAATCCAGTTATTATTTCAAATTGTGGACCATTCCCTGCACCACCTTGTCCTCCTCCAGGAAGATATATTTCCTGGATAGGACTGTTTGGTCCTCCTCCCTGTGATCCTACTGGTAGATATTGTTCATAGAGAGGTAGATTCCCTCCTCCTTGACCTCCTTGACCTCCTTGACCTCCTCCTTGACCACCTTGACCTCCTTGACCTCCTAGCATCTCCATAGGATTACCCCCATTTACCAATGCCCACTCTGGTCCTTGATATTGTGGATATAAAGGTTCGGCTTGTTGTTTTTGGCCATATACAGCTGTCAAACAACACCCGACTAATACGATGAACATCCTCATTTTGCAAGGAAGAGGTGCTGAAAAAGGCAACAcattttataagaataataaagtATACATCTCCTATAATTTGTGTGTCATGTCACGAAATTGTTTACTCCCTTCGACTGTTAAATTATTCTTCCTAAATTCTACACAGAATAATTACTTAGAACCTGGATTGTCTAACGACCCATTCTAAATGACTTTTAAACTGAGCGGGAGGTTTGTTTTGTCAACATAAGTCAGCTTTTCAATGTCCGGATTTGTGACAGTTGAAAAATACTATTGTTACGAAACACCAAAGTACTAAATTAACAATTAATAAAGTAATAATAGTCATATAAACTTATGACATTTTAGCgatttttatagtaaaatcacCACTATATCATGGCTCACCTagttaatgataaataaaaataacacctTATTAGCTTTGTTCGTTTGAAATGCTTTTTCTTTTGTTGCGTCCATCAGGAACGCTCATGCCAAACCCCCTGGAAGCCAAGGATTTATGAGATCTAAACACGTggaaaaatatatgaataaaatgaacgtaaaaaagtttatttaaacgTCTCTAGACCTTACAATGTAATAATAAACCAttgtaaaaaaagtttttataagTCGAAAAAAGATAGAACACCGTGCGATCTGGTCGTGACGTTGTGGAATGTCTACTGAAAAGACTTCAATTTAACTATTCAAATCTATTGCATATAACAGCTGACGATATGGGATGGGTTTTACTCAATGTTGAAATTTGTGTAATAAAAGCcgattattttttaatgtttgataGAGTATGTatatactcatcagtgacgctcagatcaaaacagttataaagtcaaacaattacaaagttgaagagcattgaggacccaaaattccaaacggttgtgccaaatacgtctaaggtaatctattcctgggataaaaaatccttaattttacgaaaaattcaaagctttgtaaacaggaaatttataaaaatgaccatatgattGATAACTATGTCAACatcaaagtgctgactactgggttgaaCAGGAAAAGACACGTAACATATTTAAAACCTACACCAAAATATGaatagataaattaaaagattttagCCCATGGATATTAATCATTGATTAAGTTTCATTATCACGCATTTATTTTATATGACATTCTGAAACTTAAATATCAATTAATATCAGATACCCATTGAATTCGTAGTAAATCAAATGAGGTATTATATTGGAAAAACTAATccaaaacaatttcaaaaagGAATGTCTTAGAATATAAAtggtcttttacaaaaatttctttctgtaatttataattaaataacaaaatatgaatACTTACTCCTATGTGTTAATATCACCTATTGTAAGATGATTATATGTTTTTGCTGTTTAAATACCTTTCCTTTTCATAAAGAAGGCTGTCAATCACTTCtgcttttatattaaattttaattgaattaatTACAATTTCATCATTCAAATATGCAAAAATCTTGATTTAAATACACATGcataatgttttaaataaaaatttactaTTTGATAGGAAATGTGTCGCAAAATGATGAGCATTTAATTGCTGCTTTgtcatatttgcatattaaaatagttttgtcatctTCCTAAGTATTTAATAATTTTCTAGGTGCAATTATCAAGAATGTGTTGTTGTTATTCAGAAATATGATGGAATCTACTACTGTATTGTGACGATATTGCTCGATTACTTTTTGGTGAAGATAAAACATGCATATTAGTATTAATGGTACCACAGGTACTGCATCAGATGGGCATTTCAGCAATAGATGTCTCTTCagtaattaaactcatcatagatacaggactaaattttgtttatacgccagacacgcgtttcgtctacaaaagactcatcagtgacgctcgaatctaaaaaaagtttaaaaggccaaataaagtacgaagaagagcattgaggaccaaaattcctaaaagttttgccaaatccagctaaggtaatctatgcctgaggtagaaaagccttagtatttcaaaaattctaacttttgtaaacagtaaatttataaatataaccatatcaatgataattgagTAATGATAAATTCCTAAAGTGAAGGGAAGGAGTCGTACAGAATTTTAATATACGTTTACACTCTTAAAGAATAGTA contains:
- the LOC139516707 gene encoding pro-resilin-like, whose translation is MRMFIVLVGCCLTAVYGQKQQAEPLYPQYQGPEWALVNGGNPMEMLGGQGGQGGQGGGQGGQGGQGGGNLPLYEQYLPVGSQGGGPNSPIQEIYLPGGGQGGAGNGPQFEIITGLGQGGGQGGNQGGGQGGNQGAGQGGGGGGQGMSPYPELMNGPGGQGGMGGLDPAQFGHLPADIQQLFGGNGGGNGGGNGGGNAGGNAGGGGGGGAGNLPFDISQLLSGNGGQGKQQAYLIIPMDKNAALGQGGGQQQPNGLDPLFADPLGQASPAGQNPGQPGCQGQGCVDPLLDPSMGGQSLPGQGQAPGGCPGPNCGPDPLADPLALDPLGGSLSPDPNGQFVDIIDTIPLPADNAPMSQDPPSTKSYGKSYDKKTYGKSYEKPKSYGKSYEKPKTYAKPYAKPKPYGMKYDKPRTYAKSYQKQKTYAKPYAQPRKTYGKPTYAKKSYGVVTYGKKSYGKPMTYGLSYGQPKPYGQPKPYGKPKPYGQPKPYAKPRTYARVYAQPRTYSKQTYAKPQAYGKTYNKKPTYGYAKPKSYGNSYKKRKGGY